In Nitrospirota bacterium, one DNA window encodes the following:
- the rfbA gene encoding glucose-1-phosphate thymidylyltransferase RfbA → MKGIILAGGSGTRLYPVTLSVCKQLLPVYDKPMIYYPLSVLMLAGIREILIISTPQDLPRFKEIFRDGAHVGLHLSYKEQAHPNGLAEAFILGEEFVGDDNVCLVLGDNIFYGHGLTELLRKAVHDVNTEGGATVFGCYVNDPERYGVVEFDKSGRVLSIEEKPRAPKSKYAVTGLYFYDNAVVDIAKGVKPSWRGELEITDVNNEYLKRGRLRVELLGRGYAWLDTGTHESLLEAGEFIATIERRQGLKIACIEEIAYSLGYIDREQLVRLAEPLKKNGYGQYL, encoded by the coding sequence ATGAAAGGCATAATATTGGCAGGCGGCAGCGGGACAAGGCTGTATCCGGTGACGTTGTCGGTGTGCAAGCAGCTTTTGCCGGTGTACGACAAGCCGATGATCTACTATCCCCTTTCGGTACTCATGCTTGCAGGGATCAGGGAGATACTGATCATCTCGACCCCGCAGGACCTGCCGCGGTTTAAGGAGATATTCAGGGACGGTGCACACGTGGGATTACATCTGTCGTACAAGGAGCAGGCGCATCCCAACGGGCTTGCCGAGGCCTTCATCCTGGGGGAGGAGTTTGTGGGAGATGACAATGTCTGTCTCGTGCTGGGCGACAACATCTTCTACGGCCATGGCCTGACGGAGCTGCTCAGGAAGGCCGTCCATGATGTAAATACTGAGGGCGGTGCAACAGTGTTCGGCTGCTATGTGAATGACCCCGAGCGGTACGGGGTGGTCGAATTCGATAAAAGCGGCAGGGTGCTCTCCATTGAAGAGAAACCAAGGGCTCCCAAATCGAAGTATGCGGTGACCGGTCTTTATTTTTACGACAATGCCGTGGTCGATATCGCAAAGGGGGTTAAGCCGTCGTGGCGGGGTGAGCTTGAAATCACGGACGTGAACAACGAGTATCTCAAGAGGGGCAGGCTCAGAGTGGAGCTTCTGGGCAGAGGATATGCCTGGCTGGATACCGGGACGCACGAGAGCTTGCTTGAGGCAGGGGAGTTCATCGCCACCATCGAGCGGCGGCAGGGGCTGAAGATCGCCTGCATCGAGGAGATCGCCTATTCTCTCGGGTATATCGATAGGGAGCAGCTGGTGCGCCTCGCCGAGCCGCTCAAAAAGAACGGCTACGGACAATACCT
- the rfbB gene encoding dTDP-glucose 4,6-dehydratase — translation PECRLVNLDKLTYAGNLNNLTDIENDTRYRFIKGDICDRAVVEQLFADARIDTVVHFAAESHVDRSILGPEEFIRTNIMGTFVLLEAARKAWNSDQRSVVSGQPRFLHVSTDEVYGSLGATGSFTETTPYAPRSPYSASKASSDHLASAYYHTYGVPTIITNCSNNYGPYQFPEKLIPLMIINALNGKALPVYGDGRNVRDWLYVVDHCAALLTVLERGTPGETYNIGGNNEKQNIELVRLICDVLDETVGPLPGGRSRRSLITYVKDRPGHDRRYAIDATKIKQELGWAPSVTFEEGIRSTIQWYLGNQKWVASVLDHSYQEYYERMYNGRAATI, via the coding sequence TGCCGGAGTGCCGTCTTGTCAATCTGGACAAGCTCACCTATGCGGGCAATCTTAACAACCTGACCGATATCGAAAATGATACACGCTATCGTTTTATAAAGGGCGACATCTGCGACCGTGCCGTAGTGGAGCAGCTCTTTGCCGACGCGCGGATCGACACCGTTGTGCACTTTGCCGCCGAGTCGCATGTGGACCGGTCCATCCTGGGTCCCGAGGAGTTCATCCGCACCAACATCATGGGCACCTTCGTCCTCCTTGAAGCCGCCCGCAAGGCCTGGAACAGCGATCAGCGATCAGTGGTCAGTGGTCAGCCAAGATTCCTGCACGTCAGCACGGATGAGGTCTATGGCTCTCTGGGAGCAACGGGCTCTTTTACTGAAACCACCCCCTACGCCCCTCGCTCCCCCTACTCTGCCAGCAAGGCCTCCTCGGACCACCTGGCGAGCGCCTATTACCATACGTATGGGGTGCCAACTATTATTACTAATTGTTCCAACAACTACGGCCCCTATCAATTCCCTGAGAAGCTGATCCCCCTGATGATCATCAATGCCCTGAACGGTAAGGCGTTGCCGGTCTACGGCGACGGCAGGAATGTGCGTGACTGGCTCTATGTCGTGGACCACTGTGCGGCACTCCTCACGGTACTGGAGAGGGGGACGCCGGGGGAGACCTACAACATCGGCGGCAACAACGAAAAGCAGAACATAGAGCTCGTGCGGCTCATCTGTGATGTTCTGGACGAGACGGTTGGCCCTCTGCCGGGGGGCAGATCCCGCCGCTCGCTCATCACCTATGTGAAGGACCGTCCCGGTCATGACCGGCGGTATGCCATCGATGCAACCAAGATCAAACAGGAGCTCGGCTGGGCCCCCTCGGTGACCTTCGAAGAAGGGATACGCTCGACCATACAGTGGTATCTCGGAAACCAGAAATGGGTGGCATCAGTGCTCGACCATTCCTATCAGGAATACTATGAGAGGATGTACAACGGGCGTGCAGCGACAATCTAA